One part of the Glycine soja cultivar W05 chromosome 11, ASM419377v2, whole genome shotgun sequence genome encodes these proteins:
- the LOC114376185 gene encoding protein STABILIZED1-like yields MVFIVSPNHKTFSIDINPNTTTLHLLKLAIQHILTLPISHQRLFLSHSRRLSADNDGSDDSLLISDLGVGPYSTLTLHVPFLGGTNPPAVPKPRFDFLNSKPPPNYVAGLGRGATGFTTRSDIGPARAAPDLPDRSATTIGGTSGAGRGRGKPGEDEDDDDGEDKGYDENQKFDEFEGNDVGLFASAEYDEDDKEADAVWEAVDKRMDSRRKDRREARLKQEIEKYRASNPKITEQFADLKRRLYTLSPDDWQSLEKFESGGYSSRNKKKRFESFVPVPDTLLEKARQEQEHVTALDPKSRAANGTETPWAQTPVTDLTAVGEGRGTVLSLKLDRLSDSVSGMTNVDPKGYLTVLNSMKITSDAEISDFKKARLLLKSVTQTNPKHPPGWIAAARLEELAGKLQAARQLIQKGCEECPKNEDVWLEACRLANPDEAKAVIARGVKSIPNSVKLWMQASKLENDDANKSRVLRKGLEHIPDSVRLWKAVVELANEEDARLLLHRAVECCPLHVELWLALARLETYDNAKKVLNRARERLSKEPAIWITAAKLEEANGNTSMVGKIIERGIRALQREGVVIDREAWMKEAEAAERAGSVVTCQAIIHNTIGVGVEEEDRKRTWVADAEECKKRGSIETARAIYAHALTVFLTKKSIWIKAAQLEKSHGTRESLDALLRKAVTYRPQAEVLWLMGAKEKWLAGDVPAARAILQEAYAAIPNSEEIWLAAFKLEFENHEPERARMLLAKARERGGTERVWMKSAIVERELGNIEEERRLLDEGLKQFPSFFKLWLMLGQLEEQLAENEKRLDCMNAAKKVYEAGLRNCPNCVPLWLSLANLEEEMNGLSKERAVLTMARKKNPQNPELWLAAVRAELKHGYKKEADILMAKALQECPNSGILWAASIEMVPRPQRKTKSADAIKKCDHDPHVIAAVAKLFWHDRKVDKARTWLSRAVTLAPDIGDFWALLYKFELQHGTEENQKDVLKRCIAAEPKHGEKWQAISKAVENSHQPTESILKKVVVALGKEENAAENNKH; encoded by the coding sequence ATGGTGTTCATCGTGTCACCCAATCACAAAACCTTCTCCATAGACATAAACCCTAACACCACCACCCTCCATCTCCTCAAACTCGCTATCCAACACATCCTAACCCTTCCAATCTCCCACCAGCGCCTCTTCCTCTCCCACAGTCGCCGATTATCCGCCGACAATGACGGTTCCGACGATTCCCTTCTCATCTCCGATCTCGGCGTCGGACCCTACTCAACCCTAACCCTCCACGTTCCCTTCCTCGGCGGCACCAACCCCCCTGCGGTCCCCAAACCCCGCTTCGACTTCCTCAACTCCAAGCCGCCTCCGAATTATGTCGCCGGTCTCGGCCGTGGAGCCACCGGATTCACCACACGGTCCGATATCGGTCCCGCCCGCGCCGCTCCCGACCTCCCTGACCGCTCCGCCACCACCATTGGCGGAACCTCCGGCGCCGGACGTGGCCGCGGGAAGCCCGGGGAGGACGAGGACGACGACGATGGGGAAGACAAAGGCTACGACGAGAATCAGAAGTTTGATGAATTCGAAGGGAACGATGTTGGGTTATTCGCTTCAGCGGAATATGATGAAGATGACAAAGAAGCAGATGCGGTTTGGGAAGCAGTCGATAAGAGAATGGATTCTAGGAGGAAGGATAGGAGGGAAGCGAGGTTGAAGCAGGAGATTGAGAAATACCGTGCTTCGAACCCTAAAATCACTGAGCAATTCGCTGATTTGAAGAGAAGATTGTATACTCTTTCCCCTGATGATTGGCAGAGTCTTGAGAAGTTCGAGAGTGGGGGGTATTCGTCGAGGAACAAGAAGAAGAGGTTTGAGAGTTTTGTGCCTGTGCCTGATACTCTTTTGGAGAAGGCAAGGCAGGAACAAGAGCACGTGACAGCGTTGGATCCTAAGAGTAGGGCTGCTAATGGGACTGAGACTCCTTGGGCACAGACCCCGGTTACTGATTTGACTGCTGTTGGTGAGGGTAGAGGGACTGTGTTGTCTTTGAAGTTGGATAGGTTGTCGGATTCGGTTTCTGGGATGACTAATGTGGATCCTAAAGGGTACTTGACTGTGCTTAATAGTATGAAGATTACCAGTGATGCTGAGATTTCGGATTTCAAGAAGGCTAGGTTGCTTCTCAAGAGTGTCACGCAGACGAATCCAAAGCACCCTCCGGGTTGGATTGCGGCTGCGAGGCTGGAGGAGTTGGCGGGGAAGCTTCAAGCGGCAAGGCAGTTGATACAGAAAGGGTGTGAGGAGTGTCCCAAGAATGAGGATGTGTGGCTGGAGGCTTGTAGGCTGGCGAATCCGGATGAGGCAAAGGCAGTGATTGCACGGGGTGTTAAGTCCATTCCTAATTCGGTGAAGCTGTGGATGCAGGCTTCAAAGTTGGAGAATGATGATGCAAATAAGAGCAGGGTTTTGAGGAAGGGGTTGGAGCACATTCCTGATTCTGTTAGGCTGTGGAAGGCTGTTGTGGAGCTTGCTAATGAGGAGGATGCTAGGCTTTTGCTTCACAGGGCTGTGGAGTGTTGTCCTTTGCATGTTGAACTGTGGCTTGCACTTGCGCGGTTGGAGACTTATGACAATGCTAAAAAGGTTCTTAATAGGGCGAGGGAGAGGCTGTCCAAGGAGCCGGCTATATGGATAACTGCTGCCAAGTTGGAGGAAGCTAATGGGAATACTTCCATGGTTGGCAAGATCATTGAGAGGGGTATAAGGGCTTTGCAGAGAGAAGGTGTGGTGATTGATAGGGAAGCTTGGATGAAGGAAGCAGAGGCAGCCGAGCGTGCTGGGTCCGTTGTAACTTGCCAAGCAATAATTCATAATACTATTGGGGTTGGAGTTGAAGAAGAAGATAGGAAGAGGACATGGGTTGCTGATGCGGAGGAATGTAAGAAAAGAGGTTCTATTGAGACTGCCAGAGCTATATATGCTCATGCCTTGACTGTCTTCTTAACTAAGAAGAGCATATGGATCAAAGCAGCACAGCTGGAAAAGAGTCATGGTACCAGAGAATCTCTTGATGCATTACTTCGTAAAGCAGTTACCTACAGACCACAGGCTGAAGTTCTTTGGCTTATGGGTGCCAAAGAGAAGTGGCTTGCTGGAGATGTGCCCGCAGCTCGAGCTATCCTCCAAGAAGCTTATGCTGCCATTCCCAATTCCGAGGAAATATGGCTTGCTGCTTTCAAGCTAGAATTTGAAAACCATGAACCTGAGAGAGCTAGGATGCTGTTGGCTAAAGCCAGAGAGAGAGGAGGTACAGAAAGAGTCTGGATGAAATCAGCAATTGTGGAGAGAGAACTGGGGAACATTGAAGAGGAGAGGAGATTGTTAGATGAAGGTCTGAAGCAATTCCCTTCATTCTTTAAATTGTGGTTGATGCTTGGCCAGCTTGAGGAACAGCTTGCTGAGAATGAAAAGCGGCTTGATTGCATGAATGCAGCTAAGAAGGTCTATGAAGCTGGATTGAGAAACTGTCCTAATTGTGTACCACTTTGGCTCTCTCTTGCTAATCTTGAAGAGGAGATGAATGGACTGAGTAAAGAACGTGCAGTTCTCACAATGGCTCGCAAGAAGAATCCTCAAAACCCTGAACTCTGGCTTGCTGCTGTTAGAGCGGAATTGAAGCATGGATATAAGAAAGAAGCTGATATTTTGATGGCAAAAGCATTGCAGGAGTGTCCTAACAGTGGTATTCTGTGGGCAGCATCGATTGAGATGGTTCCTCGCCCCCAACGTAAAACCAAGAGTGCGGATGCCATCAAGAAATGTGACCATGATCCCCATGTTATTGCTGCTGTGGCCAAATTATTCTGGCATGATAGGAAGGTGGACAAAGCCAGGACTTGGTTGAGTAGGGCTGTGACACTAGCTCCTGATATTGGGGATTTTTGGGCATTGCTATACAAATTTGAACTGCAGCATGGAACTGAGGAGAACCAGAAGGATGTACTGAAGAGATGTATTGCTGCTGAACCAAAACATGGAGAGAAATGGCAAGCAATCTCAAAGGCTGTTGAGAATTCTCATCAACCAACCGAATCCATCTTGAAGAAAGTAGTGGTTGCACTTGGGAAAGAAGAGAATGCGGCTGAGAATAATAAACATTGA
- the LOC114376186 gene encoding probable polyol transporter 4, with amino-acid sequence MVFVHSHKTQIQTQSQRLLKATQKQRANMGFQQGNAEVGLSGITFGTKNKYKRMNSELPEGCDDVLHQEARRNSTWKYVIACAFYASLNNLLLGYDVGVMSGAVIFIKEDLKISEVKEEFLVAILSIISLLGSLGGGRTSDIIGRKWTMAIAAVIFQIGSLIMTLAPSFSILMVGRLLAGVAIGFGGSIGPIYIAEISPNNTRGFLTTFPEIFINIGILLGYVSNYSFSGFSPHINWRIMLAVGILPSVFIGFALFIIPESPRWLVMQNRIEEARSVLLKTNESDREVEERLAEIQQAAGVANCENYEEKPVWYELLFPSPSLRRMMITGIGIQCFQQISGIDATLYYSPEIFKAAGIEDNAKLLAATVAVGVTKTLFILVAIFLIDKKGRRPLLLVSTIGMTICLFSIGVSLSLFPQGSFVIALAILFVCGNVAFFSVGLGPVCWVLTSEIFPLRVRAQASSLGAVGNRVCSGLVDMSFLSVSRAITVAGAFFVFAAISSLAIVFVYMLVPETKGKSLEQIEIMFKNEHEREGSEMELGDVEVEQLVQDKTVLTN; translated from the exons ATGGTTTTTGTACACTCTCATAAGACTCAGATCCAAACACAATCTCAGAGGTTACTGAAAGCTACACAGAAACAAAGGGCAAATATGGGGTTCCAACAAGGGAATGCGGAAGTGGGGTTGTCTGGAATCACTTTTGGAACAAAGAACAAGTACAAGAGGATGAACTCCGAGCTTCCAGAAGGTTGCGATGATGTTTTGCATCAAGAAGCAAGGAGGAACAGTACCTGGAAGTATGTCATAGCATGTGCCTTCTATGCTTCTCTCAACAATCTCCTTCTCGGCTATG ATGTGGGTGTGATGAGTGGAGCAGTTATATTTATCAAAGAGGATCTGAAGATATCTGAGGTGAAGGAAGAGTTTTTGGTTGCTATATTGAGTATTATTTCTCTGCTGGGAAGTCTAGGTGGTGGAAGAACTTCGGATATTATTGGTAGAAAATGGACAATGGCCATAGCTGCAGTGATTTTCCAAATTGGCTCTCTCATAATGACTCTTGCTCCTTCATTTTCAATACTAATGGTTGGAAGACTTTTAGCCGGTGTTGCAATAGGATTTGGAGGCTCGATTGGCCCTATATATATTGCAGAGATATCACCAAACAACACCAGAGGCTTTCTCACTACCTTTCCAGAGATTTTCATTAATATAGGAATTCTTCTTGGTTATGTGTCAAACTATTCATTTTCAGGCTTTTCACCACACATAAACTGGAGGATAATGCTTGCTGTGGGGATTTTGCCCTCAGTCTTCATTGGATTTGCTCTTTTCATCATTCCTGAGTCACCAAGGTGGTTGGTAATGCAGAACCGAATCGAAGAAGCAAGATCAGTGCttttgaaaacaaatgaaagtgaTAGGGAAGTGGAGGAGAGGCTAGCTGAAATACAACAGGCTGCTGGTGTGGCCAATTGTGAAAATTATGAGGAGAAACCTGTGTGGTATGAACTTTTGTTTCCTTCGCCTTCGCTTCGTCGAATGATGATCACAGGAATAGGGATTCAGTGTTTTCAACAGATTTCTGGAATTGATGCAACTCTGTATTATAGTCCTGAAATTTTCAAAGCAGCTGGGATTGAGGATAATGCAAAACTCCTAGCTGCTACTGTTGCTGTTGGTGTGACAAAGACCCTCTTTATATTGGTAGCAATCTTTCTTATTGACAAAAAAGGTAGAAGGCCACTGCTATTGGTAAGCACAATTGGGATGACAATTTGTTTGTTTAGCATAGGTGTTAGTCTTTCTTTGTTTCCACAAGGGTCATTTGTGATTGCATTGGCAATTCTATTTGTTTGTGGGAATGTGGCTTTCTTTTCTGTTGGATTAGGCCCTGTGTGTTGGGTTTTGACATCTGAAATCTTCCCTCTAAGGGTGCGTGCTCAAGCATCTTCACTTGGAGCTGTGGGGAATAGGGTGTGTAGTGGCCTTGTGGACATGTCTTTCCTTTCGGTTTCGCGAGCAATTACAGTGGCTGGAGCATTCTTTGTGTTTGCTGCTATCTCTTCTCTTGCCATTGTCTTTGTCTACATGCTAGTTCCTGAGACCAAAGGGAAGTCATTGGAGCAGATAGAGATCATGTTTAAGAATGAACATGAGAGGGAAGGAAGTGAAATGGAGTTAGGAGATGTTGAAGTTGAACAACTTGTGCAGGACAAAACAGTtttgacaaattaa
- the LOC114375883 gene encoding expansin-B3-like, with the protein MQCQRFSAVLFLSLCFRIAQVYAHGDSDLDEHWYTGTATWYGDPEGNGSNGGACGYGTLVDVKPLKGRVAAVGPVLFKKGEGCGACYKVKCLDRSICSKRAVTVIITDECPGCRTDRTHFDLSGSAFGRMALSGENVKLRNRGEIPILYRRASCKYGGKNIVFHVNEGSTPFWLSLQVEFQNGDGVIGSMHIQQAGSSEWLQMKREWGANWCIIKGPLKGPFSVKLSTSTGKSLIAKDVIPSNWAPKASYTSRLNFLS; encoded by the exons ATGCAGTGCCAGCGCTTCTCCGCCGTGCTTTTTCTAAGCTTATGCTTTAGAATTGCGCAAGTATACGCGCACGGGGATTCTGATCTGGACGAACATTGGTACACCGGAACCGCCACGTGGTACGGCGACCCCGAAGGCAACGGTAGCAACG GAGGGGCATGTGGGTATGGTACGTTGGTGGACGTGAAGCCTTTGAAGGGAAGGGTGGCAGCAGTGGGGCCAGTGCTGTTTAAGAAGGGTGAAGGGTGTGGTGCTTGCTATAAGGTCAAGTGTTTGGACCGTAGCATTTGTTCCAAACGGGCAGTGACGGTTATAATAACCGATGAGTGCCCGGGCTGTCGGACTGACCGAACGCACTTCGACCTCAGTGGCTCTGCCTTTGGCCGCATGGCGCTTTCGGGTGAAAACGTTAAGCTCAGAAACCGAGGTGAAATCCCAATCCTTTATCGAAG AGCATCATGCAAGTATGGTGGCAAAAACATTGTCTTCCATGTCAATGAAGGTTCCACACCTTTTTGGCTATCTCTTCAGGTGGAGTTTCAAAATGGAGATGGGGTGATTGGCTCCATGCATATACAACAG GCAGGGTCGAGTGAGTGGCTGCAGATGAAGCGTGAATGGGGTGCAAATTGGTGCATCATTAAGGGGCCATTAAAAGGACCTTTCTCTGTTAAGCTAAGCACATCCACAGGGAAAAGCCTCATTGCCAAAGATGTTATTCCAAGCAATTGGGCTCCAAAAGCCAGTTATACTTCTCGCTTAAATTTCCTGTCTTAA
- the LOC114375705 gene encoding uncharacterized protein LOC114375705: MAGKLELGPPKSDISNPKEQAARKILKIVRSQGHPYVELRENGKKFIYFCTLCLAPCYSDDVLFDHLKGNLHRERLSAAKVTLLGPKPWPFNDGLVFFDTSTESDKELEVADSYRNRLLKFNDDDSSLAIVKFGEGVQSNAKPCSIEGMQDDECALVIPNLLIGDEIFDLKVKEVGLGKIAARFLEKCHALNGIKRIWCEWLGKESNGERDGVEVLEHDFAVVIFAYNYDLGRSGLLDDVKTLLPVSAGQKGKTSLSDSDDVSDFLCNQYDSSAEESSDSNNSSSRLTLDQFNNHLCTRFISSKALRKELRRKQRLAAEKVCNICQQKMLPGKDVAALLNLKTRRVACSSRNRTGAFHVFHTSCLIHWIILCEFEIIINHLVRPNIRRVVKRKVASDGDKMGKEKDIGKHIRTVFCPECQGTGMIIDGDGVEQPEFSLSQMFKFKIKACDARRDWIKSPEVLQNCSTGFHFPSQSEEIFEEKVEPINLLHFYRADDQSGA; the protein is encoded by the exons ATGGCTGGAAAGTTGGAATTGGGGCCTCCGAAGTCCGATATTTCCAATCCGAAGGAACAAGCAGCGAGGAAGATACTGAAAATTGTTAGATCTCAAGGACATCCGTATGTTGAGTTGCGCGAGAACgggaaaaaattcatttatttctgCACTTTGTGTCTTGCGCCGTGTTACAGTGATGATGTTCTGTTTGATCACTTGAAAGGTAATCTTCACAGGGAGAGACTATCTGCTGCTAAGGTTACTCTGCTTGGACCAAAACCGTGGCCTTTCAACGATGgtcttgttttctttgatacTTCAACTGAAAGTGATAAAGAGTTGGAAGTTGCAGATAGTTACCGAAACAGGTTGTTGAAGTTTAACGACGATGACAGCAGTCTTGCGATTGTGAAGTTTGGTGAAGGGGTTCAGTCAAATGCTAAACCATGTTCGATTGAGGGTATGCAAGATGATGAGTGTGCATTAGTGATTCCTAATTTGCTGATTGGAGATGAAATATTTGATCTAAAAGTTAAAGAAGTTGGCTTGGGGAAGATTGCCGCAAGATTCCTTGAGAAGTGTCATGCTTTGAATGGGATTAAAAGAATATGGTGTGAATGGTTAGGCAAAGAAAGTAATGGTGAACGAGATGGTGTTGAGGTTCTAGAGCATGATTTTGCAGTTGTGATTTTTGCTTATAATTATGATCTGGGTCGGTCTGGTTTGCTTGATGATGTCAAGACATTGCTCCCTGTTTCTGCTGGCCAAAAGGGAAAGACTTCATTGTCTGACTCTGATGATGTTAGCGATTTTTTATGCAATCAGTATGATTCATCTGCAGAAGAGTCTTCTGATTCAAACAACTCCAGCTCACGATTGACACTAGATCAATTCAACAATCATCTTTGCACAAGGTTCATTTCAAGCAAGGCTTTGAGGAAAGAATTGAGACGGAAACAGCGGCTGGCAGCAGAGAAAGTGTGTAACATCTGTCAACAAAAAATGCTTCCTGGTAAAGATGTAGCAGctcttttgaatttgaagaCTAGAAGAGTAGCATGCAGCAGTCGGAATAGAACTGGG GCATTTCACGTGTTCCATACATCATGTCTTATACACTGGATAATCTTGTGTGAATTTGAGATAATCATAAATCATTTAGTCCGTCCAAATATTAGACGAGTAGTGAAGAGAAAGGTTGCGTCAGATGGCGACAAaatgggaaaagaaaaagatataggAAAACATATAAGAACTGTATTCTGCCCAGAGTGCCAAGGTACTGGTATGATCATTGATGGAGATGGGGTGGAGCAGCCAGAATTTTCTTTGTCGCAG atgttcaaattcaaaataaaggcATGTGATGCACGCAGAGATTGGATCAAGAGTCCTGAAGTTTTGCAGAATTGCTCAACTGGGTTTCACTTCCCTTCACAATCTGAAGAGATATTTGAG GAAAAAGTGGAACCCATAAATTTACTGCATTTTTATCGTGCTGATGATCAGAGTGGGGCATAA
- the LOC114376187 gene encoding bifunctional epoxide hydrolase 2-like, whose amino-acid sequence MESIQHSHVEVKGLKLHVAEIGSGQKALVFLHGFPEIWYTWRHQMIAAANAGYRAIAFDFRGYGLSEHPAEPEKANFLDLVDDVVGLLDSLSITKAVLVGKDFGAFPAYIVAALHPDKVDSVIMLGVPFMLPGPSAIQNLPKGSYVIKWQEPGRAEADFGRFDVKSVIRNIYTLFSGSEIPIAGDNQEIMDLYDPTTPLPPWFSEEDLATYASLYEKSGFRFALQVPYRTLGVDSGISDPKITVPALLIMGEKDYVFKCFGMEDYIRSGAVKHFVPDLEIIYIPEGSHFVHEQFPEKVNQLIIEFLNKQSI is encoded by the exons ATGGAAAGCATCCAGCACAGTCACGTGGAAGTTAAGGGACTAAAGCTCCATGTTGCTGAGATTGGAAGTG GTCAAAAGGCACTGGTTTTCTTACATGGATTCCCAGAAATATGGTATACATGGAGGCACCAGATGATTGCTGCAGCAAATGCTGGCTACCGGGCTATTGCCTTTGATTTCAGAGGCTATGGACTTTCTGAGCATCCTGCGGAGCCAGAAAAAGCAAACTTTCTTGACCTTGTTGATGATGTCGTGGGTCTGTTGGATTCATTAAGCATTACCAAG GCTGTGCTTGTTGGTAAGGACTTTGGTGCCTTTCCAGCGTATATTGTTGCCGCTCTCCATCCAGACAAAGTAGATTCAGTCATAATGTTAGGTGTTCCATTCATGCTTCCAGGTCCCTCTGCTATTCAGAACCTCCCAAAAGGCTCCTACGTTATTAAGTGGCAG GAGCCTGGGAGGGCAGAAGCAGATTTTGGCCGCTTTGATGTTAAGTCAGTTATAAGGAACATCTACACACTCTTCTCTGGAAGTGAGATACCAATAGCAGGTGATAATCAGGAAATCATGGATTTGTATGACCCAACTACTCCCCTGCCACCATGGTTCTCTGAGGAAGACCTGGCAACCTATGCATCACTATACGAAAAATCTGGCTTCAGATTTGCATTGCAGGTTCCATACAG AACTCTTGGAGTGGATAGTGGCATAAGTGATCCTAAAATCACAGTTCCGGCACTGCTGATCATGGGTGAGAAAGACTATGTCTTCAAGTGTTTTGGAATGGAGGACTACATCCGAAGTGGCGCAGTGAAACATTTTGTGCCAGACTTGGAAATCATATATATTCCAGAAGGAAGCCATTTTGTGCATGAACAATTTCCTGAGAAGGTGAACCAGCTCATCATTGAATTCCTTAACAAACAAAGCATTTGA
- the LOC114374191 gene encoding clathrin light chain 1, translating to MASFDSFEEQSHQSPTRGPFEDDNSYTDMGMGYESHQHYDYDDQHPQFNNVDPNNNNFSDNAHSPPVYGFGISTPNPDFVSPFEPAAADDTTFSSDGPMLPDPSQMQEEGRARREWRRLNAIHLEEKETREKEMRNQIIKEAEEYKEAFYEKRKVNCEKNKENNREREKIHLANQEKFHKEAHNHYWKAIAEIIPREVPNIEKRRGKKEGENKPSVHVIQGPKPGKPTDLARMRQMILKLKQNPPSHMMPPPPKEEKDAKEGKDGKDNKNAKEGKDDKDVKSSTPTATTGVVENKPSSPAKDVAANGEPQDPAIVEGEQVASSEPKAA from the exons ATGGCGTCGTTCGACTCGTTCGAGGAACAATCACATCAATCGCCGACAAGGGGACCCTTCGAGGATGACAACAGCTACACGGACATGGGCATGGGCTACGAGTCTCATCAGCATTATGATTACGATGACCAacatcctcaattcaacaaCGTGGAtccaaacaacaacaacttcaGCGATAACGCACATTCTCCTCCTGTTTATGGCTTCGGCATTTCCACCCCCAACCCCGACTTCGTTTCCCCCTTCGAACCAGCTGCCGCTGATGACACGACCTTCTCCTCCGACGGTCCAATGCTCCCCGACCCATCTCAAATGCAAGAGGAAGGCCGTGCTAGACGTGAATGGCGACG TCTAAATGCCATTCATCTTGAGGAAAAAGAGacaagagagaaagagatgCGGAATCAGATTATAAAGGAAGCTGAAGAGTATAAGGAAGCTTTctatgagaaaagaaaggtcaACTGTGAGAAAAACAAAGAGAACAATAGGGAAAGAGAAAAG ATACACTTGGCCAACCAAGAAAAATTTCACAAAGAAGCTCACAACCATTACTGGAAAGCAATAGCTGAGATAATTCCTCGCGAGGTTCCTAATATCGAGAAGAGAAGAGGGAAGAAAGAAGGTGAGAATAAGCCTTCTGTTCATGTTATTCAAGGTCCAAAGCCGGGAAAACCCACTGATCTTGCAAGAATGCGCCAAATGATTTTGAAGCTTAAACAGAACCCCCCTTCTCATATGATGCCTCCCCcacccaaagaagagaaagatgcaAAAGAAGGCAAAGATGGCAAAGATAACAAAAATGCAAAGGAAGGGAAGGATGATAAAGATGTGAAAAGCTCAACACCAACTGCAACAACAGGTGTTGTAGAAAATAAACCTTCTTCCCCTGCAAAAGATGTTGCTGCTAATGGTGAACCACAAGATCCTGCTATTGTTGAGGGTGAGCAAGTAGCTAGTTCTGAACCAAAAGCTGCTTAG